The Macrobrachium nipponense isolate FS-2020 chromosome 13, ASM1510439v2, whole genome shotgun sequence genome has a window encoding:
- the LOC135225660 gene encoding uncharacterized protein LOC135225660, whose translation MTRSSLVLLLMVVLTGQVQYGSALPPIAALLGDLSKIVKSVLPGYKYCPPPYHHVLGECYYVHQYIPQLTWKEAQRFCKQAGGIGAEPKYFSAVIAELYNMGRAKEIYNGELSRLWLGGRRVGNTSTFEWSHSGRPIEVVQADVIDDPTAFYDVDFGDCIMVFLSPTGPLLAAKDCDTRGHYICQLP comes from the exons ATGACAAGATCATCTCTAGTCTTATTGCTAATGGTGGTCCTAACTGGACAAGTACAGTACGGGTCGGCCTTACCTCCTATTGCAGCTCTCCTCGGTGACTTGAGCAAGATTGTGAAATCTGTATTGCCAG GCTATAAATACTGCCCTCCGCCATACCACCATGTCCTGGGGGAGTGCTACTACGTCCACCAATACATTCCTCAGCTGACCTGGAAGGAGGCACAGCGCTTCTGCAAGCAAGCTGGAGGTATTGGGGCTGAGCCCAAATACTTCAGCGCTGTCATCGCCGAACTTTATAACATGGGCA GAGCCAAAGAAATCTACAACGGAGAACTCTCCCGTCTTTGGCTCGGAGGCCGCCGGGTGGGAAACACGTCGACCTTCGAATGGTCGCATTCGGGAAGGCCCATCGAGGTGGTTCAGGCGGACGTCATTGACGACCCCACCGCCTTCTACGACGTCGACTTCGGGGACTGCATCATGGTGTTCCTCTCGCCCACCGGGCCACTGCTCGCCGCCAAGGACTGCGACACTCGTGGGCACTACATCTGCCAGCTCCCCTGA